One segment of Desulfosudis oleivorans Hxd3 DNA contains the following:
- the dusB gene encoding tRNA dihydrouridine synthase DusB — protein sequence MRIGPVFLAGRTILAPLAGITDAPFRRLAKAAGCALVYSEMVSSHGLFYQSEKTGAMLRTTPEEAPFAVQIFGGKPAVMGRAAAMVQASGAHMIDINFGCSVKKILKSGAGAALMKDLPLAAEVIQAVRDAVSIPLTIKMRSGWNPDGSDAFHLAEIAEARGVNAVALHPRTATQGFGGTADWSLIAALKQRTGLPVIGNGDIVLPEDARRMLDQTGCDAVMVGRAAIGAPWIFKQINACLAGKPVVEPSLEHRFEVMSEYINAMVAHYGEDLACRVMRSRLGWFTRAMPHGTLFRESIRRIETKDQVLAAVSDYRERLAAGGFLP from the coding sequence ATGAGAATCGGGCCGGTTTTTCTGGCGGGACGCACCATTCTTGCTCCCCTGGCCGGCATTACCGATGCCCCTTTCCGCCGGCTGGCCAAGGCAGCCGGCTGTGCCCTTGTCTACTCCGAGATGGTCAGCAGCCACGGTCTTTTTTACCAGTCTGAAAAAACCGGGGCCATGCTGCGCACCACTCCTGAAGAAGCCCCCTTTGCCGTCCAGATTTTCGGCGGAAAACCCGCTGTCATGGGCCGGGCCGCCGCAATGGTCCAGGCCTCCGGTGCTCACATGATCGACATAAATTTCGGCTGCTCGGTAAAAAAGATTTTAAAATCCGGAGCAGGGGCGGCCCTGATGAAGGACCTGCCCCTGGCCGCGGAGGTGATCCAGGCGGTGCGGGACGCCGTCTCCATTCCCCTGACCATCAAGATGCGAAGCGGCTGGAACCCGGACGGCAGCGATGCCTTTCACCTGGCCGAAATTGCCGAGGCCCGGGGCGTCAACGCCGTGGCCCTTCACCCCCGCACTGCCACCCAGGGGTTCGGGGGCACGGCCGACTGGTCCCTGATTGCCGCCTTAAAACAGCGGACCGGCCTGCCGGTGATCGGCAACGGGGACATTGTTCTCCCGGAAGATGCCCGGCGCATGCTGGACCAGACCGGGTGTGACGCGGTGATGGTGGGCCGGGCCGCCATCGGGGCGCCCTGGATTTTTAAACAGATCAATGCCTGCCTGGCCGGCAAACCGGTTGTGGAACCTTCCCTGGAGCACCGGTTTGAGGTGATGTCCGAATATATCAACGCCATGGTGGCGCATTATGGTGAGGACCTTGCCTGCCGGGTGATGCGCAGCCGCCTGGGCTGGTTTACCAGGGCCATGCCCCACGGCACCCTGTTTCGCGAGTCGATCAGGCGGATTGAGACAAAAGACCAGGTCCTGGCCGCCGTGTCCGATTACAGGGAGCGCCTGGCTGCCGGTGGTTTTTTGCCGTGA